A region of the Candidatus Methylomirabilis oxygeniifera genome:
TCGGTCGGCCCCAGAGTGGAAACAGGGGCGCAAGCCCGGTTCCCCGCATCCGACTCTCGCGATACTGCCGAACGTCCTCAAGGAAGAGATCGCCGAAGGCGACATGTGTAATCTTGAGCTGTGTGCGGGCATCGGCCAGGGCACGGCCCATCGCCTCCTCATAGGCCGCATTCGAGCAGGGCCAGGGCAGTGGCACATCGACAAGCGGGAGATCCGCGGCCCGTGCCTGCGCCTCGACCAGCCCTCGCCGCACGGCGTGCATGGCCACCCGGTCGAACGCCTCGTTGAAGGTCGTGAGCAGCCCCACCACCTCTACCTCACCCGCCTCCCGCAGGACCTGGAGCGCCCACGCCGAGTCCTTCCCGCTGCTCCAGGCGATCAAAACACGAGACGGGTTATTGCCCATAGGCGTAAGATCCGAAGAGGATAATCTTCTGTGGAGCGTACTCTGCGACAAGCCGTCTGACAATCTCTTGGATGACAGCCCGGATAGCAGCATTTCTGTTCATGACACGATGCCTCTGGGAGGTTCAGAGCCACAAAACCTTGATGTCCTTCTCGACCGACTTGAACTCGGGATCACCGGTGTAGAGATCGGCTTTCTTTTGTCTTGCCAGGGCAGCAGCAAAGCAATCGGCCAGCGACATTTTTCTTATTGCCTTGATCTCTCCGGCCAATTCAGCGAGTGGTTGGTCCGCCGGAACAACTTCGAGCGGGAGGCCGAGCAGTTTGTGTTGGACCTCGCTCCATCGCCCTGCCCCGACTTTTCGCTCCACCATGTATCTGACCTCCGCCCAGTTCGGCGCCGCAATGAAAAGAACCTGGTCGGTCTGGGCGGCCTTTTCCAGAAGATCGAGGATCTTCTCGTAACCTCTCTCCTTGAATAGGAAAGCAAGCACCGCGTAGCTATCAAGTACGGACCTTTTCAACGTCGGCTTCCTCGCGCCTCTTGTCCATAGCCCGCTCCTTCAGCAGCTCTTCAGTTACGGACGTCTCGCTTTTGAGCATGCCACAGACGCTCCGAATATGTTCTGGTGTAACAGGCTGAAACACGATTTCGCTCTCGCGCTCGATGAAGCAGATCTTTGTACCAGGCTTGATACCATACTTACGGCGCAGCCGAGACGGGACAACAAGTTGCCCCTTGCTTGTTACATGTGCGACTTCCATTGCTGAACTCCTCCACAATATATTGTATGTCTTACTATATATATATCGTAAGGCATTGTCAATAATACCTTTCATTTCGATATCAGAGACAGGAAGTTGTTAACACCAAGAAAGTCCCTCTTGCGAGTCATTGCGAGTATCCCATCCAGCGTTCGCTGACCCGTAGGTGGCAGAAACTTAGCCAGTTTCTGAGTAGGAGCATAGCGACTGAAGCAAACTCACAGTCGTTGGAATGCGTGGCTTCCGGAAAGAACGGTGAGATTGCCGCGCTTCCGTTGGTCGCTCGCAATGACGGAGCGGTGAATTCAACGCCTGCGTTGCGGATTTTCATGTCCATGGACGTGCTGCAGGTGCATGATGATCTCTTTATAGAGTGCGAGGCCACTGCAACCCCTCGAGGCCGATCTGGCCGCACTTTGTGCCGGCCAGGCGGCAGGCGTGCGACAGGGCCTCGGCCAACCCACGACCCTTCAGATAGGCATCGATCAGCCCGGCGTTGAAGGTATCACCTGCGCCCAGGGTGTCTTTGATTTCGATCGGGGGATAAGCCGGGCTGTGTTGGATCTCGCCTTGACGGTCGAGACCGTAGGCCCCCTCTTTACCCCATGTGACGATCAGGTCCGCCTGCGGCGCCTGCTCCCGTATCGTGGACAGGAAAGGGCGGGGCACGTCGAATCCCAGGTGGCCGGCATAGGCGCGTGAGAAGATCAGCACCGTCGCGTCTGCGAAGATCGCTTCGATCCCGGGACGCGGCTTCTCCACCTCCACCGAACATGGCAGGCCTGGACAACTCTCGCGGACACGGCGTACCATGCGGGTGGCCTCTGATGCATCGCGGCCCTCAAAGTGGACCCAGTCGAACGGCGTCAGATCAATTCGCCGGAAGTCGTCATCACCGTACTCAGGCAGCTCCCGATGGTGCACGATGGTGCGCGTGCCGCCTTCGAGACTCAACAGAACGCATGAGGTCGGCGGTCGGCCGCGAACATAGCGGCAAGCAGTGAGGTCGATGCGATGGCGGACCAAGTGGTCAATGATAGGAGTGGCCTCGGAGTCATCCGCCAACACGCCGCCAAAGGCGCACGCGTGACCCAGTTGACTGAGGACAACCAGGGTATTGGCGGCATTGCCGCCCGGGCAGATGCGGAGCCCCTTGGCGCGAAGCTCGGCATCCTCATCAGGGTAGTGCGCGACGGTGAAAATAAGGTCAAGCGTCACACCGCCGATAGCCAGGATCCGCGCCATGTGAACCTCCAGTGAGCGCTCAGCCATCAGCAGTCAGCAGAATCAGGATAAGGAAACGAAGGCTGATCGCCGAAAGCTGACTGCTGTTCGCTTCAGTCGAACCGGTAATGCTTTTTCACGGGGCAGCGAATATCCCAGGTGCAGGCTATCCCGACGGGAAATACGACGAGATCGCCCTTACCGATCTGCACCGGCTCCCCCTCGTCAGGCGTGACGATGACCTCCCCCTCCAGGAAATAGCAGGTCTCTGTGCGGTCGTAGTTCCAGGGGAAGATCGAGACCTCCTTACTCCAAGTCGGCCAGGTTGTGACCCTGAGCGCTGCAAGGCGATCCTGGGAAGGGTTGCGCTCTATCCGAATCCTCATAGTTCCGTCCTCCTTCTGCGCCAACATATCTCCTTGGCAAGTAGCCGCATGGTAAGCCGCCCCTGACACACCGGTCAAGCCGAAACTGAAACTGATGGTATCCCCGCAGTCTCGGATGGACTCCTTCCGTGTGCTGCGGGACTCGCGGATGGTGATCGTTGCCGTTCCCCTCCGGTCCAGGGCTTCCCTTCTGGGAACAGCGATGTTGCAAGGAGCGCTCAGACAGTCCTCGCACACTCCAGGACCCCACCCAAGACTGAGCGATGACATCTGATGGACATGTTGTCTCATCTGCCCTCTCGGACGACCCTTGGAACCGCGCGCCCGCTCTGCTATCATCTCTGTAGAGGATAGGAAAGGAGAGGCCATGCCGACCCCTGAGGAGCTCAAGGAAGAGGACAGGAAGATACGGCAACTTCGGCTCGTGGTCAGCCTCACGATGAGCACAATCAGCCAGACGACACTATCGCTCGATGAGGCCTCCAGGATGGTCATCGCCACGAGGGAATTGGCACTACGCCTCTTTCCCGGGAAGGAGCTGGCCTTCGATCTGATCTATCAGCCCCGCTTCCGGAGACTCCTGGCCGAACGGTACCACCTCCATTAAGCCTGTCTTTCACACCATCGCCACCTCAATGAGAACACAGCAGTCACAACACTCCAAGCTCAAAGACTTGCTCCTCGGCGCCCATATGTCGATTGCAGGAGGGGTCGATCTGGCGCCGCTGAGGGGCCAACAGGTCGGCTGTCACACAATCCAGCTTTTCACCAAAAGCAGCAACCAGTGGCGGGCCAGATCGTTGCCCGCCGACGAGATCGACCGATTCCATGCCAATCTTCGGGCTGCCGCCATCGCTCAGACCGTAGCCCACGGCGCGTACCTGATCAATCTGGCATCCACGGACCCCGCATTACATCAGAAGTCGATGGCGGCCTGCCTGGAGGAGCTCGAACGGGCAGAGGCGCTGGGTATCCCCTCCCTCGTAATCCATCCAGGTGCCCACATGGGGGCCGGCGAGGCGGCGGGATTACAACAGGTGGCGAACAACATTCGGGAACTGCTGAAGCGGACGAAGGGCTATCGGGTACAGGTGGTTCTTGAGACCACGGCCGGTCAGGGAACCACGTTAGGACATCGCTTCGAGCAGATCGCCCTTCTTTTGAATCAGATCGATCTTTCAGAGCGAACCGGCGTCTGCCTGGATACGTGTCACCTGTTTGCGGCCGGTTACGATATCCGGACACCGGATGGGTATGCGAACGTTCTGAAGCTGTTCGATCAGACCGTGGGTATCTCCTCCCTCAAGGTCATTCACCTCAACGACTGTAAGAAGGAGTTGGGCTGTCGCGTGGACCGCCACGAGCACATCGGCAAGGGGGCGATCGGGCTTGACGCATTCCGCTGCCTGGTCACCGATCCTCGCCTGCGGGGTATCCCGATGATCATCGAAACCCCGAAGGACGGCAATTTTATCACAGCTGATTGCCGAAATCTGAAGATCCTTCAAGACCTGGCGAAGAAGTAGTCGGTCCCGCACCGGCCTGCCGCGTCAGTTCACTGCTCACGCTACCGTCATCGGGACGATTTTTGATTGCATTGATTCTGAAAAGGAGTTAACGTGAGAGCGCGAGAAAAGGCGAGAAGAACTCCGCACCTGTGGGTCTGCCTCAGGCCGGCGGAGCAGAAGATGCAAGG
Encoded here:
- a CDS encoding conserved protein of unknown function (Evidence 4 : Homologs of previously reported genes of unknown function), which codes for MGNNPSRVLIAWSSGKDSAWALQVLREAGEVEVVGLLTTFNEAFDRVAMHAVRRGLVEAQARAADLPLVDVPLPWPCSNAAYEEAMGRALADARTQLKITHVAFGDLFLEDVRQYRESRMRGTGLAPLFPLWGRPTRTLAREMVSAGLGARITCVDLKRLSPSYAGRSFDGALLDELPGEVDPCGERGEFHTFACAGPMFARPIPVSLGEVVTRDGFVFADLVPGTDGDGANGLTSII
- a CDS encoding putative PilT protein-like (Evidence 3 : Function proposed based on presence of conserved amino acid motif, structural feature or limited homology) is translated as MLAFLFKERGYEKILDLLEKAAQTDQVLFIAAPNWAEVRYMVERKVGAGRWSEVQHKLLGLPLEVVPADQPLAELAGEIKAIRKMSLADCFAAALARQKKADLYTGDPEFKSVEKDIKVLWL
- a CDS encoding protein of unknown function (Evidence 5 : No homology to any previously reported sequences) codes for the protein MEVAHVTSKGQLVVPSRLRRKYGIKPGTKICFIERESEIVFQPVTPEHIRSVCGMLKSETSVTEELLKERAMDKRREEADVEKVRT
- the KHK gene encoding Ketohexokinase (Hepatic fructokinase), whose translation is MAERSLEVHMARILAIGGVTLDLIFTVAHYPDEDAELRAKGLRICPGGNAANTLVVLSQLGHACAFGGVLADDSEATPIIDHLVRHRIDLTACRYVRGRPPTSCVLLSLEGGTRTIVHHRELPEYGDDDFRRIDLTPFDWVHFEGRDASEATRMVRRVRESCPGLPCSVEVEKPRPGIEAIFADATVLIFSRAYAGHLGFDVPRPFLSTIREQAPQADLIVTWGKEGAYGLDRQGEIQHSPAYPPIEIKDTLGAGDTFNAGLIDAYLKGRGLAEALSHACRLAGTKCGQIGLEGLQWPRTL
- a CDS encoding conserved protein of unknown function (Evidence 4 : Homologs of previously reported genes of unknown function), yielding MRIRIERNPSQDRLAALRVTTWPTWSKEVSIFPWNYDRTETCYFLEGEVIVTPDEGEPVQIGKGDLVVFPVGIACTWDIRCPVKKHYRFD
- a CDS encoding conserved protein of unknown function (Evidence 4 : Homologs of previously reported genes of unknown function) — protein: MPTPEELKEEDRKIRQLRLVVSLTMSTISQTTLSLDEASRMVIATRELALRLFPGKELAFDLIYQPRFRRLLAERYHLH
- the nfo gene encoding putative endonuclease 4 (Endonuclease IV) (Endodeoxyribonuclease IV) (Evidence 3 : Function proposed based on presence of conserved amino acid motif, structural feature or limited homology), which produces MRTQQSQHSKLKDLLLGAHMSIAGGVDLAPLRGQQVGCHTIQLFTKSSNQWRARSLPADEIDRFHANLRAAAIAQTVAHGAYLINLASTDPALHQKSMAACLEELERAEALGIPSLVIHPGAHMGAGEAAGLQQVANNIRELLKRTKGYRVQVVLETTAGQGTTLGHRFEQIALLLNQIDLSERTGVCLDTCHLFAAGYDIRTPDGYANVLKLFDQTVGISSLKVIHLNDCKKELGCRVDRHEHIGKGAIGLDAFRCLVTDPRLRGIPMIIETPKDGNFITADCRNLKILQDLAKK